A window of Syngnathoides biaculeatus isolate LvHL_M chromosome 9, ASM1980259v1, whole genome shotgun sequence contains these coding sequences:
- the pds5a gene encoding sister chromatid cohesion protein PDS5 homolog A, which produces MEFPQQQKPAADGKICYPPGVKEITDKISNDEVVKRLKMVVKTYMDMDQDSEEEKQQYLGLALHLASEFFLRNPNKDVRLLVACCLADIFRIYAPEAPYTSHEKLKDIFLFITRQLKGLEDTKSPQFNRYFYLLENLAWVKSYNICFELEDCNEIFTQLFKTLFSVINNSHNQKVQMHMMDLMCSIILEGDGVTQELLDSILINLIPAHKNLNKQAYDLARTILKRTVQTIETCIANFFNQVLVMGKSSVSDLSEHVFDLIQELFSIDPLLLTSVMPQLEFKLKSNDGEERLAVVRLLAKLFGAKDSELASHNRPLWQCFLGRFNDIHVPVRLECVKFASHCLMNHPDLARDLTEFLKVRSHDPEEAIRHDVIVTIINAGKKDLNLVNDQLLGFVRERTLDKRWRVRKEAMMGLAQLYKKYCLHHEAGKESAVMISWIKDKLLHIYYQNSIDDKLLVEKIFAQFMVPHSLETEEKMKCLYYLYACLDTNAVKALNEMWKCQNMLRGLVKELLDLHKLPVSEANNTAMFGKLMNIAKNLPDAGKAQDFMKKFNQVLGEDEKLRAQLEMLISPTCSCKQAEICVREITRKLTFPKQPTNPFLEMVKFLLERIAPVHIDSEAISALVKLLNKSIEGTADDDEEGVTPDTAIRSGLELLKVLSFTHPTAFHSSETYESLLQCLKMEDDKVAEAAIQIFRNTGQKIETELPQIRSTLIPILHQKAKRGTPHQAKQAVHCIHAIFNNKEVQLAQIFEPLSRSLNADIPEQLITPLVSLGHISMLAPDQFASPMKSIVANFIVKDLLMNDRSVGNKNGKLWTTDEEVSPEVLAKVQAIKLLVRWLLGMKNNQSKSANSTLRLLSAMLVSEGDLTEQKKISKSDMSRLRLAAGGAIMKLAQEPCYHEIITPEQFQLCGLVINDECYQVRQIFAQKLHLALAKLSLPLEYLAVFALCAKDPVKERRAHARQCLLKNISVRREYIKQNSLTQEKMLSFLPEYVVPFMIHLLAHDPDFTKPQEYDQLKDIKECLWFMLEVLMTKNENNSHAFLRKMVENIKRTKDAQCPEDAKANEKLYIVCDVALFVIANKSTACHLDCPSEPDICPKFFLPPDKDFRNDKDYLAADMRQMLLTGKPKPAPVLVTVNKTLTVPGRKIFKTQVVSDPSNASTNSSPLSSSAVNKNSKSITATESAESRTQENNENPVVKKVEPSKNVSPDVGTEAQPVKRRGRPPKMVTAASPAAAGKEAAPTGGGAGRGRKRGAEPNSNPSAESIKMSKQQNDDGTNRQIDLQR; this is translated from the exons ATGGTGGTGAAAACCTACATGGACATGGATCAAGATTCTGAGGAGGAGAAGCAGCAGTATCTCGGCCTCGCGCTCCACCTCGCCTCAGAGTTCTTCCTCAGGAACCCCAACAAAGACGTGCGCTTGCTCGTGGCCTGCTGCCTGGCCGACATCTTCAGGATCTATGCCCCCGAGGCCCCCTACACCTCGCATGAAAAACTCAAG GATATCTTCCTTTTCATCACTCGACAGTTGAAGGGACTGGAAGACACCAAGAGCCCTCAGTTTAACAGATACTTTTACCTTCTGGAG AATTTGGCCTGGGTTAAATCCTATAACATTTGCTTTGAACTGGAGGACTGCAATGAGATCTTCACCCAGCTTTTCAAAACCCTCTTCTCTGTGATCAA TAACAGCCACAATCAGAAAGTGCAGATGCACATGATGGACCTGATGTGTTCCATCATCTTGGAGGGCGACGGAGTCACACAGGAACTGTTGGACAGCATCCTCATTAACCTCATTCCTGCGCACAAG AATCTGAACAAACAAGCGTACGATCTGGCGAGGACGATCCTGAAGAGAACCGTCCAGACGATAGAAACGTGCATTGCAAAT ttctTTAATCAGGTTTTAGTGATGGGCAAGTCCTCCGTCAGTGACCTGTCTGAGCACGTCTTTGACCTCATCCAAGAACTTTTTTCCATCGATCCTTTGTTGCTTACCTCCGTGATGCCACAGCTGGAATTCAAACTAAAG AGCAACGACGGGGAAGAGCGGTTGGCTGTCGTACGCTTACTAGCAAAGTTGTTTGGGGCCAAAGACTCTGAGCTGGCCTCGCATAACCGACCTCTGTGGCAGTGCTTCTTAGGACG GTTCAATGACATCCACGTTCCGGTGAGGTTAGAGTGTGTGAAGTTTGCCAGCCACTGTCTCATGAACCACCCGGACCTGGCGAGGGACCTTACAG AGTTTTTGAAAGTGCGTTCCCACGACCCCGAGGAAGCCATTCGTCACGACGTCATCGTCACCATCATCAACGCTGGGAAGAAGGATCTTaatttggtcaatgaccagcTACTGGGCTTCGTCAGAGAGAGGACGCTGGACAAGCGG TGGCGAGTCCGCAAAGAGGCGATGATGGGCCTGGCTCAGCTTTATAAAAAATACTGTTTGCACCACGAAGCGGGGAAGGAGTCTGCCGTGATGATCAGCTGGATCAAAGACAAGCTGCTGCATATCTACTACCAGAACAGCATCGATGACAA GTTATTAGTGGAAAAGATCTTTGCCCAGTTCATGGTCCCCCACAGCCTGGAAACAGAAGAAAAGATGAAGTGTCTCTACTATCTGTATGCTTGCCTGGACACCAATGCTGTCAA GGCTTTGAACGAGATGTGGAAGTGTCAGAATATGCTGAGAGGGCTGGTTAAAGAGCTGCTTGACCTTCACAAGCTGCCGGTG TCTGAGGCCAATAACACCGCCATGTTCGGGAAGCTGATGAATATTGCAA AGAACTTGCCAGATGCGGGAAAAGCTCAAGATTTCATGAAGAAGTTCAACCAGGTTCTTGGTGAAGACGAGAAGCTCAGAGCTCAGCTCGAGATGCTCATCAGTCCGACTTGCTCCTGCAAACAAGCGGAGATCTGTGTG AGGGAGATCACGCGGAAGTTAACCTTTCCCAAACAACCGACCAACCCTTTCTTGGAGATGGTCAAGTTCCTGCTTGAACGCATCGCCCCTGTCCACatcgactctgaagccatcag cGCTTTGGTGAAACTGCTCAACAAGTCGATTGAAGGCACAGCGGATGACGACGAGGAGGGCGTGACCCCTGACACGGCCATCCGCTCGGGCTTGGAACTACTCAAG GTTCTGTCGTTCACACACCCCACAGCATTCCACTCATCGGAGACCTACGAGTCTCTTCTCCAGTGTCTGAAAATGGAGGACGACAAGGTGGCCGAGGCAGCGATCCAGATATTTAGAAATACTGGACAGAAAATCGAGACGGAACTCCCGCAGATAAGATC GACTCTAATTCCCATCCTACACCAGAAAGCCAAAAGGGGGACGCCTCACCAGGCCAAGCAGGCTGTGCACTGTATACACGCCATCTTCAACAACAAGGAAGTGCAGTTGGCTCAGATTTTTGAG CCTCTGTCACGGAGTCTAAACGCCGACATTCCCGAGCAGCTCATCACGCCCCTCGTGTCACTGGGCCACATCTCCATGCTGGCGCCAGATCAGTTTGCCTCACCAATGAAGTCCATAGTGGCCAACTTCATTGTCAAAGACTTGCTAATGAATGACAGG TCGGTGGGAAACAAGAATGGCAAGCTGTGGACCACTGACGAGGAAGTTTCACCCGAAGTTCTGGCTAAG GTTCAGGCCATCAAGCTGCTGGTGCGTTGGTTACTAGGAATGAAGAACAACCAATCCAAGTCGGCAAATTCCACGTTACGCTTGCTGTCGGCCATGCTGGTCAGTGAGGGAGACCTcacggagcaaaaaaaaatcag TAAATCGGACATGTCTCGCCTAAGGCTGGCAGCAGGTGGCGCCATTATGAAGCTGGCTCAGGAGCCTTGTTACCATGAAATCATCACACCCGAACAGTTCCAGCTGTGTGGCCTCGTCATCAAT GACGAGTGCTACCAGGTGCGACAGATCTTTGCTCAAAAGTTGCACTTGGCGCTCGCTAAACTGTCCCTGCCGCTGGAGTACCTGGCAGTCTTCGCCCTGTGTGCCAAGGACCCGGTGAAGGAGCGCCGCGCCCACGCCCGACAGTGCCTACTCAAGAACATCTCAGTGCGCAGAGAGTACATCAAGCAGAACTCGCTCACTCAGG AAAAAATGCTCTCCTTCCTCCCGGAGTACGTTGTTCCGTTCATGATCCACCTGCTGGCTCACGACCCGGACTTCACGAAACCGCAGGAATACGACCAGCTCAAAGACATCAAAGA GTGTCTGTGGTTCATGCTGGAGGTGCTGATGACCAAGAACGAGAACAATAGCCACGCCTTCCTCAGGAAGATGGTGGAGAACATCAAACGGACCAAAGATGCGCAATGTCCCGAAGACGCAAAAGCCAACGAG AAGCTGTACATCGTGTGTGACGTGGCGCTCTTCGTCATCGCCAACAAGAGCACCGCGTGTCACCTGGACTGCCCGAGCGAGCCCGATATTTGCCCCAAATTCTTCCTGCCGCCAGACAAG gaCTTCAGAAATGACAAAGATTATCTGGCAGCAGACATGCGACAAATGTTGCTCACcggaaag CCTAAACCGGCTCCGGTGCTGGTGACCGTCAACAAAACTCTCACCGTACCGGGCAGGAAGATCTTCAAGACTCAGGTCGTCTCGGATCCGAGTAACGCCAGCACCAACTCGTCGCCGCTAAGCTCCTCGGCGGTCAACAAGAACAG TAAAAGCATCACAGCCACAGAGTCGGCAGAGAGCCGCACGCAAGAAAATAACGAGAATCCGGTCGTCAAGAAG GTGGAGCCGAGTAAGAACGTCAGCCCCGACGTCGGGACGGAAGCCCAGCCCGTTAAACGGCGCGGCCGGCCACCCAAAATGGTAACGGCCGCTTCGCCCGCGGCGGCCGGCAAAGAGGCGGCGCCGACGGGAGGCGGGGCCGGGAGGGGCaggaagagaggggcggagcccAACTCCAACCCGTCGGCGGAGTCCATCAAGATGTCCAAGCAGCAGAACGACGACGGGACAAATCGACAGATCGACCTGCAGAG GTAA